One Natronomonas gomsonensis genomic window, GGGGCCGCAGGTCAGTTGCGGCCAGCATGCTGGGTCTAGCGTTGTATGCGGGCTACGAATCGGACCGGGATCCGGAGAAGCTCCGCGAGCGGTACACGTATCCGGAATCGGAGTTCGTGACTGTCGACGGGCTAACTGTTCACTACCGCGACACCGGGCCCGAGGACCCAAACGCCCCGACGCTGGTGTGTTGCCATGGGGTCTTCGCGTCGCTCCATACCTGGGAAGGGTGGACCGACGAACTATCCAGCGCGATGCGGGTCGTAAGCCTCGACCTTCCGGGGTTCGGGCTCACCGGTCCCCACCCGGAAGGACGCAACGGAATCCAAGAGACCGTCAACTTTCTCGCCGCCTTCCTCGATGCCATTGGAATCGAGCGAGCGTCGCTGGCGGGGAGTTCCCGGGGTGGTGAGATCGCTTGGCGGTTCGCTGTTGACTACCCCAACCGCGTCGACCGTCTGGTGTTAATCGGCGCCGCAGGCTATCCACGTAAGGAGACGCGGTGGCTGCGGCGAATACGGGACCTTGGCCCGCTCTCGTGGCCGCTCCAGTACTTCACTCCCCGACCGTTGACGGAGGTGGTCGTTCGGAAGGCATACGGCAACCCTGCGCGAATAGTACCCGAGACTGTGACTCGCTATCATGAACTACTTCTGCGAGCGGGGAACCGCGATGCAATCGCTAATCTGGACGTCCAGACCGGCGATCGGAGCGCCGACGTCCCGCGGGTCGACGCACCGACGCTTGTACTGTGGGGTAGCGAGGACGTGGTAATTCCGCCAGCACACGGGGAGCGGTTCGCTCGTGAAATTTCGGATGCCGAACTCGTTGTCTACCAGGGGTTAGGCCACATCCCGATGGAAGAAGACCCGAAGCGGACGGTTCCCGATGTCCGGACCTTCCTGTTGGACGAGGAGTGACGTCATCCCTCCACTTGCCACCCCTCACGAAGGTGTATAGCTGGGCTAAAAGAAGAGAGACGCAAACGGTCACTATCTTTCGATAATGGCCGTGCGCTCTGCCTGCTTTGTCGGTCGATAGATTTTGTCGACGGTAGTTAACCAACATAACCGACACAGTGAGCGACTCTGTTGGTTAATGGATGTGGCGTTTTTTCGAAATGTCGGGCAGCATGGGTAGTGACCAAATCTTATCGTATTAGTGGGGACAGTTCCACGAGGAAGAGCAAGCACGGGTATGGCAATTGCCGTACCCCAGAAGGGACACCGGGTTTCCGGTGAAATATCCGAGGGCCAACTCTGTAACTCGTGTTTAACCAACAGTATTGACGGTTGTCCTGCATCGTTGGTTAACGGTGCTACGTCTATTGGGCGGTCGAAGAGACACACCACGTTTCCGGTGGGTTGTGTCCGGAGAACCCTTAGGTCGAAATATGATAGCTCGATATGTCCCAAGAAATGACTCCGGCATACACACACCACGTTTCCGGTGAAATACCTATTGGAAGGCACTGTGTCTACGGTATTCCGCTGTGGTAGTGGTTGTATAACTATTCTTTCCTAGATGTATGTCTGACATAGTTTTATTACTATTCCCTGATTACCAGCCACTAACCTCATCGTCAGCAAAGAATGAAGACGACAGCTGTCGTCTTCAAGCTCCAGTTGATCTAACCGACTCTTGCTACTTGCGGGCGTGAACATTCGCATTCGTCTGCTTTCTCTGGTTCTACAGCTTCTGTCCTAACACGAGTCCTGGTAACCTCTTCAGCTGGGATCTGCCAAGCCAATGGATGGACTCCGTCCATTGAACAGGCCGTAACATGCTCTGTTTCGTACTGAGTTGCGATTCTAACCGTCTTTCCGCCCCCCCGATACCCCTCTTTCATCTGGAGTAGATACACTCATAATTCGGGTTTCACCGGAAACCCGGTGTGTGTGTCTCGGGGGAAGCTTCAAGTCGTTTCACCGGAAACTCGGTGTCAACGAGTATGTCTCAGTCTGACGAACTATTCACCCGGGAAGATCCGATCTTCGTGAACAAGGAACTCTTAGAAATTAACCATCTCCCGGATGAGGGACGCATCGTTGGGCGAGACGACGCGATTAGTAAACTCGCAAATGCAGTGAATCCGGCTATCTTTGGCCAGAGTCCGAGCAACGTTCTTATTTACGGTAAGACGGGGACTGGGAAATCTTTGTGTGCAAAATACGTCTCAACACGACTTGTCGAAACTGCTGCCGAGGAGAACGTTAACGCGAAGACTGCCTACGTTGACTGTGCACAGGATACAACTGAAACACAGGCTGTTCAAACCATCGCTAGTAAACTCAACGACCCTGACACGACTGGCGTTAACATCCCAGATAAGGGAATCAGTACCGCGACGTACTACAAGCGGCTCTGGAAAATCCTGGATGAGCAGCACGACGTTGCGTTAATCATCCTTGATGAAATCGACAAACTCGACGACGACAGCATCCTGATGCAGCTCTCACGAGCGGGAGAAGCGGGAAAAATCGAGAGTTGTAAGATCGGCGTGATTGGGATTAGCAACAAGATTCGGTACAAAGATCGAATGGACGAGCGTGTTAAAAGTAGTCTCTGTGAGCGTGAGTTTGTCTTCCCACCATACGATGCCGGACAACTGAATGATATCATGGAAGCACGACGGGATGCCTTCCGCGACGGTGTCCTAGACGAGAGCGTGATTTCTCGCACTGCAGCACTGGCCGCTCGCGAACACGGGGATGCACGCAAGGCAATTGACATCCTCCGATACGCCGGCGAGATCGCACAATCCGAGGAGGCAGAGGTCGTCCGTGAGGAGTTCGTCGATAGAGCTCGTGACCAGGCAGAAACCGATCGGTTCCGTGAACTCATTCGAGGTTCGACACCCCACTCACGATACGTACTACAAGCGTTGACAATCCTCTCGCTTAATTCACCGAAAAAAGAGGGATTCAGAACCACTGCTATCTACGATTTATATGAGCAAATTTGCCGACAGGAGGGCTCCGAGGGACTTTCGTTGCGTCGGGTTCGTGACCTCCTGAAAGAACATGCGTTCTTGGATGTTACCGAGCAATCTCGATGCTCCGGTGGTAGTGCTGAAGGTAGCTACACCGAACACCAACTGCTTGAAGACCCGGAAGTCATCCAGAGTGTCCTCTCGGGGAGCCTTGATTCTGAGTGAATAGGTCTCGACTGTTGGCTTCATCCCACAACTTTTGTCTTGCTAGGCCAGTGTCTGCGGTACTTCCTTTTTGATACAATCTCCAGTTGTAACACTGGCTTCATTTTCACCGGAAACCCGGTGTGTGTGTGGATATGGCCCCGGTTTACGCCAGAATTGTAATAGATTCACACGCAAACCCGTAAACAGCATTGCTAGCCCTATTCAAGATAACTTACACCGGAAACGTGGTGTCTCCCCTTCGTGTTTGCTGCGATGTATTTTACCGAACAACTGGTGTCCGCGGTCGAATTATGGCAATTTTCGCGTAGAGATTTTGGAGCGATAACCTAAGAATTGACTATGGATCGTTCACCGGAAATCTGGTGTGAATGAGAAACAGAGCTGACTAGGTACTCGCTGGTGAATTTCGAACGTCGGAGCCACGGTCCCGGTTCGGGGATGTTTCTCGAGTTCCAATTCGGTGAGCGTCCAGAGACAATTCTCGAAACGCTTCGTGAAGACTCCAAGATCGACATGGTTGCCTCATCTGAAGTTGAATCAGTCGTCAACGCCCAGATTCGCAACGAAGCCTGACACGGACCGTCTCCCTTGTCGCGGTTTTGTTTCGACACACCCCTCTATCGATGTGTTCACCTCCGGTAGTTGCCCTAAACACACCCCTCTATCGATGTGTTCGCAAGTAGTCCAGTGTCTCGAATTCGCCGAAGATTCACATACTATCGCGGCGTCAACAGAAAGAATGGCGACGATTTGGCTCACGATTGCAAGTCCAACGACCGAGGCGGTCGTCAACCCTTGCTTGCAGCCTGCGACGACCACTTCGTGCCGGATGAAATTCATCTACTCACGAATCCTGGTCTTGATCATGTAACGCCGTCGTTGGTCTCGCTGCTCGAGGACGTCGTCGCGACCTACGACACAACAGCTACTGTCGATACGCATCGGCTAAAGGCTGAAACCAACTACGGAGCTATCGCCTCGTTTTTCGTCGACAGCATTGCGACCGGCACGACCGACGACACTGTTGCGATAGACATCACGCCGGGTCGGAAATTCATGTCGGCTATCGCGTTCCAAGCGGGCCTCAAGCATGGCGCCGATCACGTCTTTTACCTCCATCTTCAGTCGACGGCGTATGGCCGGTGCTATCCCGACATTCCGCGAACGAACGTTGACCTCGTCGATTTCACGGAGGTGGTCTAATGTACACCCAGCGTGACCACCTCGTCACTCTTCTCAACGCGCTCTATGACAGCGGTGTGTCCTCGATCCCGGTCAAACATCCCTGCGACGACATCGGCGAACTGCTCCGCATTGAACTCGAAGCCGCAGGGCAAGCAACCGTTCGCTTCACGAAAGGCGCTGTGACCTATCGGGATGCTCGGGAAACAATCGAACTCGAATACGTCCAAGAGCGTACAATGACTTACCTGACGCGAACAGCTACGTTCGCGCTTTCGTTGGTAGTGGGTTGGTGCCACCGGAAAACGCTGATGCGATCGCTGAGTTTGTACAGCAGCATGGTTACCCGGATCTTGAGGCGGGCCACGACCCGGTGATGATTGGGCTCGATACGAATCTGATGGGGTTTCGACTCACCGAGGCACTCGATATCGACCCGGTTTCAGGGTCTCGCGATGGAGCCAACCGACGGCCGACGATGGGATATGCACTCTCGAAAGGCGTCAAGAAAGAACTCGATTGGTACTACAACCACTACGATACGGCGGATTTGACAGCGGCCTTCGGCGAGGAGTTTGCTCGGTTACAGAACCAACCTGCAGGGAGCAACCGTGAGGGATTCTTGGGCCTGTATGAGTTTCGCCGGTTGGCCTCACGCCGGCGAACAGACCTTGTTCCCGGAGAAGACGGCGACGTTGAGAAAGGCGACGCAGCGATTATTCAGGCCTATCGCGAGTACGACCAGGGTAATCGAAAGCGAGTGTTGCTCTTTAGCAACGACTATGCGTTCATCGACAACACTCAGGACGTCGGTCTTCGGGCCCAACATGTCACCTTCCCGGTCGACTTACCTCGAAAAACGACCGTGCCGTGGCGGGGATTGACGACGCTGCTGTACATTCTCGCGGTCCAATTCGGCGTCCTTCAGTTGCCGGAACTGACGCTCTACGGCGTCTGGGAGAATAAATCCGGGAAACACTGGCAGGACGAAGCGTTGTTCGTCGACAATCGGAGTCCCGTAGTTGGTGAGGCACTTGAACGGGCTATCTCGATTGTTGAGCGGTTTGAGGAAGTCTAATTCCGAAGAAATGGCATTCTAATCGGGGCTGACGGGTCCTTTGTATTTTGATCGGATTTTGTCGCCATCCCGCCACTGCCAGTAGTAGTATCGATTGTCGTTGATCTCTTTGATCGTGATTGTCGCCTTTGTGGGCACTTCATCGGGCAAGTCGTCAGGTCGCGCTTTGACCTCGGAGTCTTCTGACTCCTCCTCGAGGCGCGCCTCACGTTCCTTGTGTTCAGCCAATGCCTCCGCGTAGTGGGCGACGTGCTGGAGTTGGTCCGGGGAGTATCCATTGACCGTGTTGACGAGGTCTGTCGGGAGCTCCGCCGGCGGCGTCGGTGGCTCGTAGGACATCAGCGGTCGCCTCGTATTAACCAACAGAGCGCGTATCGGCATAGATTTGTTGGTTAATCAGATATCGTCCCGTCACGGGCTAAAGAGTGCGAATAGCAAACTATTCAGAAATAGACCGTGCCGTTAGACGCCGTCGGGACGGGGGGCGTTCTCGTACTTGATCATCTTCTCGGGCTTGTCGGAGATGGTGTCGTAGATTTGCTGGAGCGTCTCTTCAGCGGCCAGCAGGTTGTGCTCCTCCAGGAACTCCCGGCCCTCCTCCGTGAGTCCGTAGAACTTCCAGGGGTAGCCCTGTCGGCGCTGGTCGTCGCCCAGGGCGACCTCCTTGACGATGCCGGCGTCGATGAGTTTCTGGATGTGCTTGTAGACGGTGGCGTCGCTCACGCTGGGGTTGAGCTCCTCGAGCTCGTACATCGAGGGGAGCTGGTCGGGGTGCTGGAGGATGTTGTTGATCAGCGCGAACCGCGTCTGTTGGGTGACGAAGTGGACGAGTTCGCGGGATTCCATCCCCTCAGCTGTCCCCAGGTCGATGCTCATACGACACGATACACGGCCTGGCGGCAAGTAGTTTACCCTTGAGTAAACTACTCTGGGATAAATCACACCTGACTAAGCTGGTGATTTACTCCGTAAATCATATCGCAAGACGCTGAGAGGGGCCATATATGTCCGACGAGGAGCCGCCTGTCCCTGAAGAAGTCCTCACCAGTGCGAAGGACCAACTCGACGACGAAGAGATTTCACTGGCAGACAACGAGGAGATCCTCCACGCCCTGAGCGAACTGACCCCCGTCTACGAGAATGACCAGTCGTACTTCGTGCTGGGGAACTACGACCGAGAGCCGATCCGACGGTTGAACCTCGTGGTCGACCGCCTCAACCGCCGGCAGAACGCCTACGCCTTCCGGATGGTCGACATCCGTGGCGAGTGGGACAACAGCATCCAGAAATTCTGCCTGATTGCCGACATCGTGACCTCCCTAGTCGGCGTCGCCGAGAAGGAACCGAGTGACTTCCTCGTCGAACAAGGACTACTCGTCGGCACGACGGAGTTCTTCGCGAAGAGCCACGTCCTCAAGCGGGAGGACGAGGACGAAGACCACCCCTTCGGCTGGATGCAGGACGGCGTCTTCGAGCTGTTCGAGCAGGAGGGGCGGCTGTATCGCTGGCAGACCGAGGAGGAACTCGTCGATGTAACAGAAGATCTCCCGTGACGGGGGCCGCGACTGCTGTGGTAATCAACGACAGTGGTAAACGGGATGGCCTGTTGGTTAATCAGGATCAGCCTGTATCAGTCGGGAGTCGGCCATCCGGTCGCGGGACTCGGCCGCTCTTGATTTCGTGGTCAACGCGGCGGGGGTGCTTACATCCGCCGGCGGCGTCGATAGCTCTAGGACATCAGTTGGTTAATTGGATAACGGCTCGTCACCCGTTGAAGAGTTCGAATAGCAGACTATTCAGGAATAGAACGTACCGCTAAAACGTCGTCGGGGGCGTTCTCGTACTTGATCAGCTTCTCGGATTCGTCTGTGATGGTGTCGTAGATTTGCTGGGTTCGTCGGTGAGCTAGTGTAACACTACTCGAAACTTATTTATATATAAGTTTCATATTATGTTACACCGTGCTCCGGCGCATCGAACTGGATGTCCTCGCCACGGTCGAACGCGGCGACACAATCTCCGAGCTCGCGACGAAGCTCGACCACAGCGAGAGTTACCTCTCTCGTGCCGTCGCCGACCTCGTCGAGAAGAGGCTCGTCTACACGGAACGCGACGGGCGGCGAAAACGAGTCGTCCCGTCAGATGCTCGCGCCGTCGAGCTCTATCAGGACCTCGTCCGCCAGCACTCCCACATCAACTTCCCCGAGCTGCTGACCGGGAAATCACTCGAGGTACTGTACTACCTCGACCAGCCGCGAACCGTCTCCGAAATCGCTGACCGAAGCGACAATTACCGCAACACGGTTAACCGCGTCCTCAAGCGGTTTCGCGACCGGGGTCTCGTCGGGACGGCCAACGGCCACTACGAGTTCAACGCCGACTTCGACCACCTCCACGAGTTCGCCCGTGAACTCGCACACCATCTACATCGCCAGCGCCTCGAAGCCGTTGCCCCGAAGGGCACGATTCTCTGGGAGGACTACGACGAATTCCTCGCGCAGGCCGAGACGGAGATCGACGCAGCGGCGTTCCACGAAACCGGCCTCGCTCGATTCGCGGCCTTCGACCTCCAGTTCCTGCTCACCGGCCACCGCTACTACGTCTACTCCGAGGACCTCGACGCGGTCTCGCCGGCGGAGCTCTGCTGTCACACGCTGTTAATCGACGACGGCAGCCGTCACCGCTCGTACTGTCTCCTCCTGCTCAGCCACGTCGACGTCGACGAGGCGGACCTCCGAGAGCAGGCGGCGAAGTATGGCCTCGAAGACGAAATCGACGCCGTGCTCCGCTACCTCGAGACGCACGGGGAGGTCGACGATGCCCGACTCCCGGAGTGGGATGAGTTCCAGAAGCTGGCGGCTGACTACGAGGTGCCACTACCATCATGAGACCAACATTCGGACGTGAGTACATCGAGAACGAATTCCAGCGAATCGGAGACGGGCTATCTGAACCGCTCACGGTCTACCTGATCGGTGGTGGCGCGATGTCGCTGCGCGACCTCAAGGGAGCGACGAAAGATATCGACCTGGTCGTCCCAGATGGCGACGCGTACGGCCAGCTGTGGGCCGTCCTGATGGACCTCGGGTATGCGGAAGTTCAATCGCTGGATCCAGATTACCGGGCGCTGGGGGCGACGAGCTGCGTCGAAAACGACGATGGGTGTCGCCTCGACATCTTCAACCAGCAGGTCGCGAACAAGCTCGTGCTCACCGACGGGATGCAAGAGCGCAGCGAGCAGTTCCTCGACACGGATCGACTGATGGTCCGGCTAGTCAGCAACGAGGATATCTTCCTGTTCAAGGCGATCGCCGGCCGTGACGACGACATCGAGGACATGAATATGCTCGTGCAGGCCGGCCTCGATTACGACGTCGTCCGGGCTGAGCTCGAAGCCCAAATCGAACGCCTGGGGGACGATCAGTTTGCCACGTTCGCGAATGAGGCCCTGGTCGAACTCGAGGGGCGGTACGGAGTGACCACGCCGATCGAGGCCCGCGTCCAGGAGCTGACGAATAGATACTACCGGGGGCTCGAAGTCCTCCAGGCACTCGACGAGCCGAAGACCGTCGACGAACTGGCCGCCAAACTGGAGCTGGATACTGACGAGGTTCACGACCGGATCGCGTATCTCTCTACGTTCGACCGGGTCCGTCGGGATGGCGACACGGTCCGTCCTGTGGAGTAGTCTGGTCACGACTACGGGGAGGGAAGGCGGCCGTCTGGTCGGGGAACGCGGCCCCGTTTGATCTCGTGATCGACGCGGCGCAGGTGCTTGCAGCCGCCTTCGGGTGAACGTTGCTGCCAGTCGGGACAGGTACACGATTCGTCGATGACGTCGACTTCGTACCTGTTGCCGGACGCGGACTGCACCTCGTAGCAGCCACCTTTCGAGAGGAGTGAGACGTCCATCGCTTCGGCGACGGCACGCTTCGTGCGGGGCTCGAGATCGTCCTTCGACTGTTCGTTCGCGTCGACGACCAGTCGGTCGCGAACGTCGCCCGTTCGGCCACCGTCGGGAGCGACGGCTTCCGCAGGCCCCTTGAGCCGCTCGTGGAGCACTTCCTCCACCGGATGGTCTTCCGGCCACAGGTAGTGGACCTCGCGGCGCTCGCGATGGTCGTAGGAGCCGCACGCGGCTGCGCACCCAGTCCAGACGCGCCAGGCACCCAGCGCAGCCATCACGTCGACGATGTCACGGGGAACTGTCTGGTGGTCGTCCGGGAAGAACACCCGGAAGCGGGTACACGCCTCCTGCGGCGGGACGGTCTCCCACCAGTCTTCGCTGGAGCTCCAGCTGTCGTACATCGCCTCGTCGCTCCCGTAGCCGACGGTCACGCCGTTGATCGGTGTCCAGTCTGCTGGGAGGTGGTCCGCCTCGCCTTCAAGCACCCGAAGAACGGCGTATCGGAGGTACTCGTGGGCTTGGTTGTCTGTCGTTCGAGCGACCTGGTCGTGCTGCTCGGCAACGTGCTCGGCTTCCTCAAGGACCGTCGTGAGATATGGTTCAGTCATCATTCGACGGAGGTTAGAACGCGCCTCCGCCCCTCGGCGGGCGCAGAAAAACTACGTCTGGTATCGAAGACACCGAGTTTACATGAGACACGAAAGAGATTTCCTGAATAGAAACTATTCTGTCGTATGAACGGTGTTGGGACTGTCAAACGCATCTTTACGGCCCCAGAGGCCGAGGTCGAGATGGTCGAGCAGAGTGATGTCAAAGCCGTCGCTGGCAGTGGTCTTGAAGGCGACCGCTATTTTAGCGAAATTGAGACGGGGACCTTCGTCACGTGGGGTCCGGATGAGGAACGGCCCAATGGCTATGACGTAACGCTCATCGAGCGAGAAGCAATCGATGGTATTGAGCGCGAGGCAGATGTCGAACTCAGTCCCGGCGAACATCGGCGGAATATCATCACTCGTGATGCCGCACTCAACCATCTTGTCGGCAAGCGTTTTCGTGTCGGAGACGCCATCTTTCAAGGCGACCGACTCTGTGAACCCTGCGGGTATCTCCAAGATCTCATCGAGAAGGATGTATTGGAGCCGCTGGCTCACCGGGGCGGGCTTCGGGCAGACATTCTCGAAAGCGGGCGTATTCGCTCGAATGACGAGATAGAACCGCTCGAATAGGACAGCGCCACGCCACTATCGGATCGGCATCTCTGGAGGTTACCGGCCTTCGATGACCTAATTGGGAGGGTCTGCGTCGTCATTGAATCCGCTTCCGTACCGTTCGAGTACTTCTGTAACGGTGACTTCGTATGCGTCGTACCATTCAGTCCACCGTTGCTTTGCTTGCTTGTGGTCTGGATCCGCTCCAAACGATTCGAGTGCGTCTAGTGATTCCCAGTAGTAGACAACGAGAACCTCGTCACTTTCGAGGTCGTTCCACGTGCGTTTACCGAGGAACCCGTCTGTCTCCTCGGCAGCTACCTGTATCTTGTCGTTCAGTTCGTGGAATTCCTCGTCGTATTCTCCCGGATCAAGACGAAACGTGACGAGATACATCGACACCTGTTTGCTCTCGTAGATGGATAACCCAAACGAATTCACCGGCGATTTGTCTATGACACGAGATACTAACCGTTCCCCCGAGCACCGATTCAGAACGCTCGCCGTCGGATCTGGTCCAAATGGGATTCGTCCCGTGGAAGGTGGACCGGACGATGTCATTCCGCCACTACACCTCTCGACCACCTTCGAGTGGGCTGGGTCTGACGAAATTACTGAACACGCGTACTCGCGCGAGAGCAATCCAACGCGGGTGGCCCTCGAAGACCAGATCGCCCGCCTCGAAGGAGGCGAGCATGGATTGGTGTTTGCTTCGGGGATGGCTGCTATCTCGACGACGATGTTATCGCTGGTTCCGCCGGGGGGTCACATCGTGTCGTCGGACTCCGTCTATAGCGGTACTGAGAAGCTGCTCACAGAGATACTGGCGGGGCACTTCGGTATCGACATAGACTTTATCGACGCCCGTGACCCCGAAAACGTTGCTGCGGTAGCTGATTCAGACACTGACTTGATCTGGGTAGAGACGCCGTCGAATCCATTGATACGTCTTTGTGATGTCCGCTCGATAGCCGACATCGCTCAGGATCACAATGCCGCGTTCGGAGTTGACAGCACCTTCGCAAGTCCATATTTCCAAGCGCCGCTCGACCTGGGTGCAGACGTCGTCGTCCACAGCACCACCAAGTACCTCAATGGCCACTCCGACTCGACTGGTGGCGCCGTAATCACGGATGACGATGCAGCATTCGAGAACTTGGCGTTTTCCCAGCAGACCGGGCTCGGGAATATGCTTGCCCCGTTCGACTGCTATCTCGTTGCAAGAGGGATCAAGACGTTACCGACACGGATGGAAGACCACGAGAAAAACGCGATGGCAGTGGCTCGATTTCTTGAGGACCACGACTGGGTCGATCGCGTTCACTACCCGGGACTCGAAAGCCACCCCCAACACGATCTCGCCGCCGAACAGATGTCAGGGTATAGCGGGATGCTCTCCTTCGAGTTCGACGGCACGCTCGCCGAAATTGAAGCGTTCGTCGAGGGGCTCGATATATTCACTCCTGGAGCAAGCCTCGGTGGCGTAGAGAGTTTGATTGAGGTACCATCGCTGATGATTCCCGATGAGGTTGATCACGGGCCAGCTACGGCTGAGGTCCCGGAAAACCTCGTACGGATGTCGGTCGGTATCGAAGATGTCGATGATCTTCGCGAAGACCTCCGGACAGCGCTCCCGTAAACGCCTCCACGACGCCTCTCGCTAAAGTGGAGCTAATCGATTTATGACCGAATTCTCTGTCTAAAGAGAGTGATTGACCGAAGAACCTACGCATCTGCTTATTAACCAACAAGGTGAAAGGCGACACTGCTATGTTGGTTAAGAACGCGCGAGAGTC contains:
- a CDS encoding alpha/beta fold hydrolase, which gives rise to MLGLALYAGYESDRDPEKLRERYTYPESEFVTVDGLTVHYRDTGPEDPNAPTLVCCHGVFASLHTWEGWTDELSSAMRVVSLDLPGFGLTGPHPEGRNGIQETVNFLAAFLDAIGIERASLAGSSRGGEIAWRFAVDYPNRVDRLVLIGAAGYPRKETRWLRRIRDLGPLSWPLQYFTPRPLTEVVVRKAYGNPARIVPETVTRYHELLLRAGNRDAIANLDVQTGDRSADVPRVDAPTLVLWGSEDVVIPPAHGERFAREISDAELVVYQGLGHIPMEEDPKRTVPDVRTFLLDEE
- a CDS encoding Cdc6/Cdc18 family protein; protein product: MSQSDELFTREDPIFVNKELLEINHLPDEGRIVGRDDAISKLANAVNPAIFGQSPSNVLIYGKTGTGKSLCAKYVSTRLVETAAEENVNAKTAYVDCAQDTTETQAVQTIASKLNDPDTTGVNIPDKGISTATYYKRLWKILDEQHDVALIILDEIDKLDDDSILMQLSRAGEAGKIESCKIGVIGISNKIRYKDRMDERVKSSLCEREFVFPPYDAGQLNDIMEARRDAFRDGVLDESVISRTAALAAREHGDARKAIDILRYAGEIAQSEEAEVVREEFVDRARDQAETDRFRELIRGSTPHSRYVLQALTILSLNSPKKEGFRTTAIYDLYEQICRQEGSEGLSLRRVRDLLKEHAFLDVTEQSRCSGGSAEGSYTEHQLLEDPEVIQSVLSGSLDSE
- a CDS encoding DUF6036 family nucleotidyltransferase yields the protein MRPTFGREYIENEFQRIGDGLSEPLTVYLIGGGAMSLRDLKGATKDIDLVVPDGDAYGQLWAVLMDLGYAEVQSLDPDYRALGATSCVENDDGCRLDIFNQQVANKLVLTDGMQERSEQFLDTDRLMVRLVSNEDIFLFKAIAGRDDDIEDMNMLVQAGLDYDVVRAELEAQIERLGDDQFATFANEALVELEGRYGVTTPIEARVQELTNRYYRGLEVLQALDEPKTVDELAAKLELDTDEVHDRIAYLSTFDRVRRDGDTVRPVE
- a CDS encoding trans-sulfuration enzyme family protein — its product is MTRDTNRSPEHRFRTLAVGSGPNGIRPVEGGPDDVIPPLHLSTTFEWAGSDEITEHAYSRESNPTRVALEDQIARLEGGEHGLVFASGMAAISTTMLSLVPPGGHIVSSDSVYSGTEKLLTEILAGHFGIDIDFIDARDPENVAAVADSDTDLIWVETPSNPLIRLCDVRSIADIAQDHNAAFGVDSTFASPYFQAPLDLGADVVVHSTTKYLNGHSDSTGGAVITDDDAAFENLAFSQQTGLGNMLAPFDCYLVARGIKTLPTRMEDHEKNAMAVARFLEDHDWVDRVHYPGLESHPQHDLAAEQMSGYSGMLSFEFDGTLAEIEAFVEGLDIFTPGASLGGVESLIEVPSLMIPDEVDHGPATAEVPENLVRMSVGIEDVDDLREDLRTALP
- a CDS encoding antibiotic biosynthesis monooxygenase family protein yields the protein MYLVTFRLDPGEYDEEFHELNDKIQVAAEETDGFLGKRTWNDLESDEVLVVYYWESLDALESFGADPDHKQAKQRWTEWYDAYEVTVTEVLERYGSGFNDDADPPN
- a CDS encoding MarR family transcriptional regulator — its product is MSIDLGTAEGMESRELVHFVTQQTRFALINNILQHPDQLPSMYELEELNPSVSDATVYKHIQKLIDAGIVKEVALGDDQRRQGYPWKFYGLTEEGREFLEEHNLLAAEETLQQIYDTISDKPEKMIKYENAPRPDGV
- a CDS encoding MOSC domain-containing protein, with product MNGVGTVKRIFTAPEAEVEMVEQSDVKAVAGSGLEGDRYFSEIETGTFVTWGPDEERPNGYDVTLIEREAIDGIEREADVELSPGEHRRNIITRDAALNHLVGKRFRVGDAIFQGDRLCEPCGYLQDLIEKDVLEPLAHRGGLRADILESGRIRSNDEIEPLE
- a CDS encoding MarR family transcriptional regulator, encoding MLRRIELDVLATVERGDTISELATKLDHSESYLSRAVADLVEKRLVYTERDGRRKRVVPSDARAVELYQDLVRQHSHINFPELLTGKSLEVLYYLDQPRTVSEIADRSDNYRNTVNRVLKRFRDRGLVGTANGHYEFNADFDHLHEFARELAHHLHRQRLEAVAPKGTILWEDYDEFLAQAETEIDAAAFHETGLARFAAFDLQFLLTGHRYYVYSEDLDAVSPAELCCHTLLIDDGSRHRSYCLLLLSHVDVDEADLREQAAKYGLEDEIDAVLRYLETHGEVDDARLPEWDEFQKLAADYEVPLPS